From the genome of Impatiens glandulifera chromosome 9, dImpGla2.1, whole genome shotgun sequence, one region includes:
- the LOC124916674 gene encoding uncharacterized protein LOC124916674 — translation MEESKQSNGGVVSSAEAVLLGALAPGVNGATWNTLKFAFLMLGVSLTVMLSLAFLSSDLGLILHVTFLVLITGTLFFLLSRFLAETGFVSVENQMQEIGLTQRSEDHHTIIKTKNN, via the exons ATGGAAGAAAGCAAGCAATCTAATGGCGGAGTTGTTTCCTCGGCAGAAGCAGTGTTGCTTGGAGCCCTCGCTCCCGGCGTTAAT GGCGCCACATGGAATACGCTGAAGTTTGCCTTTTTGATGCTGGGTGTCTCTCTTACTGTTATGCTCAGCCTGGCCTTTTTGTCCAGTGATTTGGGCTTGATACTTCATGTTACATTTCTTGTTCTTATAACTGGGACCCTCTTCTTCCTCCTTAGCAG ATTTCTTGCAGAGACAGGTTTTGTTTCAGTTGAGAATCAGATGCAAGAAATTGGTTTAACACAAAGATCAGAAGATCATCACACCATCATCAAAACAAAGAACAATTGA
- the LOC124915010 gene encoding VQ motif-containing protein 4: protein METPINCQQESYHHQSLLLPSPNSHNSSNSSSTTSSCSPNNNNINGVNHHQHHHHPSPTTPKPITRSEPNNPYPTTFVQADITSFKQVVQMLTGSTETAKIASAAKSEPPPKNSIPPIRSGPKKQTSSSSKLYERRNSMKNFKISPLIPSFIHGSVVSSEILSPSILDFPSLVLSPVTPLIPDPFNRSPQHHIGGNLNREAEEEAIARKGYFLHPSPRANTPRDSELRLLPLFPVTSPRVSGSSSSY from the coding sequence ATGGAAACTCCCATAAACTGTCAACAAGAATCATATCATCACCAATCTCTTCTACTTCCATCTCCAAACAGCCATAACAGCAGCAATAGCTCCTCCACCACCAGCAGTTGTAGtcccaacaacaacaacattaatGGAGTCAACCACCACCAACACCACCACCACCCATCGCCGACAACTCCCAAACCCATAACCAGATCCGAACCAAACAATCCATACCCAACAACCTTCGTCCAAGCCGACATTACATCCTTCAAACAAGTCGTTCAAATGCTAACAGGATCAACCGAAACCGCCAAGATTGCTTCCGCGGCCAAATCTGAACCGCCGCCCAAGAACTCCATCCCTCCTATCCGAAGCGGACCCAAGAAACAAACCTCATCCTCATCCAAACTATACGAGAGGAGGAACAGCATGAAGAATTTCAAGATTAGCCCGTTAATACCCAGTTTTATACACGGATCCGTCGTCTCTTCAGAGATTCTCTCTCCCAGTATTCTTGATTTTCCGTCTCTGGTTCTTAGCCCTGTTACCCCCCTCATTCCAGACCCGTTTAACAGATCTCCGCAGCATCATATTGGTGGTAACTTGAATAGGGAGGCTGAAGAAGAAGCAATTGCTAGGAAGGGTTACTTCCTGCACCCTTCTCCTCGTGCGAATACTCCGAGAGATTCGGAGCTCCGACTGCTTCCCCTGTTTCCTGTAACATCACCAAGAGTTTCAGGTTCATCTTCTTCATATTGA
- the LOC124916363 gene encoding metalloendoproteinase 1-MMP-like, which yields MKHVLGSRKGDKVKELDQIRNYLSVYGFYRLSKAGRYQMSRLTGHDFNVFDRDMEKTIKRDISGILNEKTLSLSLTANPRYDSTSIKHKVKLVRNPFKGGSFYVLGATRFSKLNLTWAVPPTTLPHVLNATESAFRSWKAAVPTFNFDRSNDFHGADIQINFVRGDHGDGFPFEGRQGTFAHAFPPPVGVLHLNTDIAWVVGAVPGKVDIETVVLHELGHVFGLQHSNVSSAVMWATGQRGMTKGLFDLWLLGFFWVLS from the coding sequence ATGAAACATGTTTTGGGGTCAAGAAAAGGCGACAAAGTTAAGGAACTTGATCAAATTAGAAATTATCTTTCTGTATATGGTTTTTACCGTCTCTCCAAGGCCGGTCGATACCAAATGAGTCGTTTGACAGGGCATGACTTCAATGTTTTTGATCGAGACATGGAAAAAACAATTAAGAGAGATATTTCGGGAATTTTAAACGAGAAAACTCTGTCACTATCACTAACAGCGAATCCTCGTTATGACTCCACTTCCATCAAACACAAGGTAAAGTTAGTTCGGAATCCCTTTAAAGGTGGTTCGTTCTACGTGCTTGGAGCGACAAGGTTTTCGAAACTCAACCTAACATGGGCCGTACCACCCACAACGCTGCCACACGTTCTTAATGCCACTGAATCTGCATTCCGCAGTTGGAAAGCTGCCGTGCCAACGTTCAATTTTGATAGAAGTAATGACTTTCACGGAGCCgatattcaaataaactttgTTAGGGGCGACCATGGAGATGGTTTCCCATTCGAAGGAAGACAAGGAACTTTCGCTCACGCATTTCCTCCACCTGTGGGAGTGCTCCATTTAAACACAGACATTGCTTGGGTGGTGGGAGCAGTGCCTGGGAAAGTGGACATTGAAACAGTTGTGTTACATGAATTAGGACATGTCTTTGGTCTTCAACATAGTAATGTTTCTTCTGCCGTAATGTGGGCAACTGGGCAAAGGGGGATGAccaagggcttgtttgatctttggttaTTAGGTTTTTTCTGGGTTTTGTCCTaa
- the LOC124915243 gene encoding non-classical arabinogalactan protein 31-like, which produces MANSSFLLVVMILVTVSSSGCCYGTTSTDKKKPFTPPPPPRPRPPPFPFTESFEYYVQGLVYCQTNPNNRGNNTLSGAKPLKGADLRIICTDPYQPVDQKVVSGEGGYFQFHTSRPDPYFVKTDCNVYLIKSPSRECSKRSNFNGGISGAPLVQGNPLPSPPAPKTFLLPNVLFQTGPFAFSKSR; this is translated from the exons ATGGCCAATTCTTCATTCTTGCTTGTCGTGATGATTTTGGTCACAGTTAGCAGCAGCGGTTGCTGCTACGGAACAACTTCTACAGATAAAAAGAAGCCATTTACTCCTCCCCCGCCGCCGAGGCCCCGGCCGCCGCCTTTTCCTTTTACAGAATCATTTGAATATTACGTGCAGGGCCTTGTTTATTGCCAGACCAATCCCAACAACAGAGGAAATAACACCCTTTCTGGTGCCAAACCCCttaaag GTGCGGATCTTCGAATAATTTGTACAGACCCATATCAACCGGTAGACCAAAAGGTAGTATCGGGAGAAGGCGGGTACTTCCAATTCCACACTTCAAGACCCGACCCGTACTTTGTGAAGACGGACTGCAATGTGTATCTGATAAAGTCGCCGTCGCGTGAATGTAGTAAACGGAGTAATTTTAACGGCGGCATCTCCGGTGCACCTCTGGTTCAAGGGAACCCCTTACCAAGTCCACCCGCTCCAAAGACCTTCCTTCTCCCTAATGTCCTTTTTCAAACTGGTCCCTTCGCCTTTTCTAAATCGCGATAA
- the LOC124914554 gene encoding serine/threonine/tyrosine-protein kinase HT1-like has protein sequence MEGGDANNSWIRRAKFSHTIYHRVGSSKFPLLIDPLSFKNDRLPIVSKSKSDASLAFTVQLVREQLPSLHSKSISPPAQILRNKHRTVSPVPQTKLSDAFKEARSDRQRFSTPHPQRKQSDHKFKLSPKKDSSWNKYFDHGIGRVASVGTSDEFKLDFSKLYIGKKFAHGAHSQLHQGSYMGQSIAVKMTQVPLNHHEDGEDEYEDETEPSLSARLENQYNREVKILSHLHHQNVIKFIAAGRRTPVFYIITEYLPEGSLRSYLHKLEQNKESLPLQKLIGIGLDIARGMEYIHSQGIIHRDLKPENVLITKDFHMEVADFGIACEGSSQYVLSDDPGTYRWMAPEMIKRKPYGRKVDVYSFGLILWEMVAGTIPYQHMTPIQAAFAAVNKNVRPDMPGDCPAPMRALIEQSWSMQPEKRPEFWQIVKVLEQFETSLAHDGILAPLINQTCQDHKKGLLRWIQKLGATRSGGLPVQKSRLSQS, from the exons ATGGAAGGAGGAGATGCTAATAATTCTTGGATAAGGAGAGCCAAATTCTCACACACTATTTACCACAGAGTAGGTTCTTCTAAGTTTCCATTGTTAATCGATCCTCTCAGCTTCAAGAATGATAGATTGCCCATtgtttcaaaatcaaaatcagatGCCTCACTTGCTTTCACTGTCCAACTTGTTCGTGAACAACTTCCTTCTCTTCATTCAAAATCAATTTCTCCACCTGCACAGATTCTCAGGAACAAACACAGAACTGTTTCCCCTGTGCCACAGACTAAACTTTCTGATGCCTTTAAGGAAGCTAGATCAGATCGACAGAGATTCTCAACACCCCATCCTCAAAGAAAACAATCTGATCACAAATTCAAACTCTCACCCAAAAAGGATTCTTCCTGGAATAAGTACTTCGATCATGGAATTGGAAGGGTTGCCTCTGTAGGAACATCAGACGAATTCAAACTCGATTTCTCAAAACTGTACATTGGCAAGAAGTTTGCTCATGGTGCACATAGCCAGCTTCACCAAGGAAGTTACATGGGACAATCAATTGCAGTGAAAATGACTCAGGTTCCATTAAATCACCACGAGGATGGTGAAGATGAATATGAAGATGAAACAGAACCATCTCTATCTGCCAGACTTGAGAATCAATACAACAGAGAAGTTAAGATTCTATCTCATCTCCACCATCAAAACGTTATAAAGTTCATAGCAGCAGGCAGAAGGACGCCGGTTTTCTACATTATCACTGAATATCTACCAGAAGGTTCGCTCAGGTCATACCTCCACAAGCTTGAGCAGAATAAAGAATCACTTCCATTACAGAAACTTATTGGGATTGGTTTAGATATCGCTAGAGGAATGGAATACATACATTCTCAAGGAATCATTCATCGGGATCTGAAACCTGAGAATGTACTCATAACAAAAGATTTCCACATGGAAGTGGCTGATTTTGGAATAGCATGCGAGGGATCGTCGCAGTATGTTTTGTCTGATGATCCTGGGACTTATCGTTGGATGGCACCTGAAATGATCAAACGTAAACCGTATGGTAGAAAAGTCGATGTTTACAGCTTTGGACTCATTTTGTGGGAAATGGTAGCCGGAACTATTCCTTACCAACATATGACTCCAATCCAAGCTGCATTTGCTGCCGTGAATAAG AATGTGAGGCCGGACATGCCAGGAGACTGTCCTGCTCCTATGAGAGCATTGATAGAGCAGAGTTGGTCGATGCAACCGGAGAAGAGGCCGGAGTTTTGGCAGATAGTGAAGGTATTGGAGCAGTTTGAGACTTCACTTGCGCATGACGGAATTTTAGCTCCcttgataaatcaaacatgTCAAGATCATAAAAAGGGTCTTCTCCGATGGATTCAGAAGCTTGGTGCAACACGATCTGGTGGTTTGCCTGTTCAAAAATCGAGACTCTCGCAGAGTTGA
- the LOC124913757 gene encoding eukaryotic translation initiation factor 3 subunit D-like, protein MTGFDIGAVPFNSDGWGPPDSSLPNLPNQPSNVPFAPFSRSEKLGRIADWTRNYPSRNFNNSRNPVDSVFDFTGDESFGGLAGDDDSSFRLVDGKPPPRPRFGPKWRFHQQRNQLPQRRDEEVEAKKREAEKERARRDRLYHLRRPGGNAQRREAAVFKSSVEIQPEWNMLDQIPFSTFSKLSFSVPEPEDLLICGSLEFYDRSYDRVTPKNARPLERFKNRNFFKVTTTDDPVIRRLANEDKATVFATDSILSTLMCAPRSVYSWDIVVQRVGNKLFFDKRDGSQLDLLSVHETSQEPLPESKDDINSAYSLSVEAAYINQNFSQQVLLRDGNNKVSFEEPNPFATEGEEVASVGYRYRRWKLDNDMHLVARCEVQSVAEINNQRSFYTLNALNEFDPKFSGVDWRQKLETQRGAVLATELKNNANKLAKWTAQALLASADMMKLGYVTRVHPRDHFNHSILAIVGYKPKDFAAQINLNTSNMWGIVKSLVDVCMKLKEGKYVLVKDPSKPQVRIYEVPPDAFENDYVEEPLPEDEQVQPTGEDYGVADDVEGGGGEEKEAIVAASIDVEAKEEVVVVTAEI, encoded by the coding sequence ATGACTGGCTTTGATATCGGCGCCGTTCCGTTCAACTCAGACGGCTGGGGACCGCCGGATTCTTCTTTACCCAATCTACCCAATCAACCAAGCAATGTCCCTTTCGCCCCATTCTCTCGCTCTGAGAAACTCGGCCGGATTGCTGATTGGACCAGGAACTACCCATCACGTAATTTCAACAACTCCCGCAACCCAGTTGATTCTGTCTTCGATTTCACTGGCGATGAATCCTTCGGTGGCCTTGCTGGCGACGATGATTCATCCTTCCGCCTTGTAGATGGAAAGCCTCCGCCTCGTCCTAGATTCGGACCCAAATGGAGATTTCATCAGCAAAGAAATCAGCTTCCACAACGCCGCGATGAGGAGGTCGAGGCGAAGAAGAGAGAGGCGGAGAAGGAACGAGCTCGTCGCGATCGGCTTTACCATCTCCGTCGTCCCGGTGGAAATGCGCAGCGACGAGAGGCCGCTGTGTTCAAATCGTCGGTTGAAATTCAACCGGAATGGAACATGCTTGATCAGATCCCTTTCTCAACTTTCTCCAAGCTTTCCTTTTCGGTTCCCGAACCGGAAGATCTCCTCATTTGTGGATCGCTCGAGTTTTACGATCGGTCTTACGATCGCGTCACACCAAAGAATGCCCGGCCTCTGGAGAGATTCAAGAATCGCAATTTCTTCAAAGTTACTACCACGGATGATCCGGTGATTCGTCGACTCGCGAACGAGGACAAAGCAACTGTTTTCGCCACCGATTCGATCCTGTCCACCCTCATGTGTGCTCCAAGGTCAGTTTATTCATGGGACATTGTTGTTCAGAGAGTTggaaacaaattattctttgATAAGAGAGACGGGTCTCAACTTGATTTACTATCTGTTCACGAAACATCACAAGAACCGTTGCCTGAATCCAAAGATGACATTAACTCTGCATATTCATTGAGTGTTGAAGCTGCCTATATCAACCAGAATTTCTCACAGCAGGTTTTATTAAGAGATGGTAATAACAAGGTCTCCTTTGAAGAGCCAAACCCATTTGCTACAGAAGGTGAAGAAGTCGCCTCTGTTGGTTATAGATACAGGCGTTGGAAACTCGACAACGATATGCATCTTGTTGCTAGATGTGAGGTTCAGAGTGTTGCAGAGATCAATAATCAAAGATCATTCTACACATTGAATGCTCTTAACGAGTTTGATCCAAAGTTTTCTGGTGTTGATTGGAGGCAGAAGCTGGAAACCCAAAGGGGTGCTGTTTTGGCTACTGAGTTGAAGAACAATGCCAACAAATTGGCTAAATGGACCGCCCAAGCTCTATTGGCGAGTGCTGACATGATGAAGTTAGGGTATGTTACACGTGTCCATCCTCGCGATCATTTCAACCATTCAATCTTGGCCATTGTTGGGTACAAGCCCAAGGACTTTGCAGCTCAGATAAATTTGAATACTTCGAATATGTGGGGAATTGTGAAGTCTCTTGTTGATGTGTGCATGAAATTGAAAGAAGGGAAATATGTTCTGGTGAAGGATCCATCGAAGCCACAAGTTAGAATATATGAGGTTCCTCCTGATGCTTTTGAAAATGATTATGTTGAGGAACCTTTACCGGAGGATGAGCAGGTCCAACCTACTGGTGAGGATTATGGCGTTGCTGATGATgttgaaggaggaggaggagaagaaaaagaagctATTGTGGCAGCTTCCATTGATGTTGAAGCTAAAGAGGAGGTGGTGGTTGTTACTGCTGAAATCTAA
- the LOC124915318 gene encoding non-classical arabinogalactan protein 31-like, whose amino-acid sequence MAAASSFLLVMILVTISSSACCFGTTSTDKKKPFTPPPPPRPRPPPFPVTESFEYYVQGLVYCQTNPYNRGNNTLSAAKPLKGAVLRMICTDPYQPVDQKVVSGEGGYFEFHTSRPDPYFVKTDCNVYLIKSPSRECRKRSNFNGGISGAPLVQGNPLPSPPAPKFFLLPYVLFQTGPFAFSKSR is encoded by the exons ATGGCCGCGGCTTCTTCATTCTTGCTGGTGATGATTTTGGTCACAATTAGCAGCAGCGCTTGCTGCTTTGGAACAACTTCTACAGATAAAAAGAAGCCATTTACTCCTCCGCCGCCGCCGAGGCCCCGGCCGCCGCCTTTTCCAGTTACGGAATCATTTGAATATTACGTGCAGGGCCTTGTTTATTGCCAGACCAATCCCTACAACAGAGGAAATAACACCCTTTCTGCTGCCAAACCCCTTAAAg GTGCGGTTCTTCGAATGATTTGTACAGACCCATATCAACCGGTAGATCAAAAGGTAGTATCGGGAGAAGGCGGGTACTTCGAATTCCACACGTCAAGACCCGACCCGTACTTTGTGAAGACGGACTGCAATGTGTATCTGATAAAGTCGCCGTCCCGTGAATGTAGGAAGCGGAGTAATTTTAACGGCGGCATCTCCGGTGCACCTCTGGTTCAAGGGAACCCCTTACCAAGCCCACCCGCCCCAAAGTTCTTCCTTCTCCCTTATGTCCTTTTTCAAACTGGTCCTTTCGCCTTTTCTAAATCACGATGA